The genomic segment CGAGTACATCGACTACAGCATGGGCGTGGGCCCGATATCGCTCGGCTATAGCTACGGGAAGGTTGATCAAGCCATACGGGCCCAGCTCGAAGACGGGATCACGTTCTCCCTCATGCATCCTCTTGAAATAGAGGTGGCGGAGCTCGTTCGTGAGGTCGTCCCCAATGCCGAGAGCGTCCGGTTCAGCAAGACCGGCTGCGACGTCACGAGCGCGGCGGTGCGCCTCGCCCGAGCCTTCACCCGTCGGCCCAATGTCCTCTGCTGCGGGTACCACGGCTGGCACGACTGGTACATCGCCGTGACGGATCGGGCGGCGGGCATTCCCGATCGCGTGAAGGAGCTGACTTTCACTTTCGGCTACAACGACATCGGGTCGGTGCTCGAAGCCATCGACGGTGACACGGCCTGCGTGATCCTCGAACCCGTGACCTTCGAAGCGCCCCGAGACGGTTTCCTCAGCGAGCTCAAACGAGCCTGTGCCGCGAACGGTACCCTTCTGGTCTTCGACGAGATGTGGACGGGCTTCCGGCTCGCCCTGGGTGGCGCTCAGGAGTATTTCGCAGTGACCCCCGACCTGGCGTGCTTCTCGAAGGCGGTCGCCAATGGCATGCCCCTCTCCCTTCTCACCGGGCGGGGGAAGGTGATGAGCCTGCTCGACAAGGACGTGTTCTTTTACACGACCTTTGGAGGCGAAGCCCTGTCTCTGGCCGCGGCCTGGGCGACCATCACCGAGCTTCGAGACAAGCGCGTGCCCGAACACCTCGCCCGGCAGGGTCGGAAGCTGCGCGAGGGCTACAACCAAATCACCGCCGATCTGGGCATGGACTACACGCGGTGTGTGGGCTTGGACTACCGCACGATGGTCGTGTTCGATTCAAAGGCCGGGGATCCCCTGGAACTGAAGTCTTTGGTCCAGCAAGAGCTTCTGAAGCGGGGGATCCTCTGGGGAGGCTTCCACAATCTCTCTTTCTCCCACACCGACAACGACATCGACTACACGCTGACCGCCTACCGCGAGACCCTGGGCCTCCTGCGTCGCGCGGTCGAGCAAAGATCGGTGCGGGCAAGCTTGCGGGGGGAGCCGGTGGAGCCCGTTTTCCGTCGCGTCGGCCAGTTCAACGTCAAGCCGCGACCGGCGGCGATGCACGCTGATAAATGACCTCCCAGGGGTTCGCCTTGGACGGGAGAGTTGCGGTCGTGACCGGCGCGGCCGGGCTCTTGGGAACCCGCCACTGTCTGGCCCTCGCCGAGGCCGGCGCCAACGTCGTCGCCGTTGACCTAAAGGAACAAGACTGCACCGACCTCGCTCTTCATTTGCGGGCCGCGCACGGCCGAGAGGCCTATGGGCACGCCTGCGACATCACCGACGTGGGCTCCGTAGTCCGCCTCCGGGAGGCCGTCCTCCATTGGTTCGGGCGTGTGGACGTGCTGGTCAATAACGCCGCCGTCGACGACAAGGTCGAGCGATCGAATCCGAAGGAGGTGCTGTCTTTCGAGAAGTATCCCCTGGAGCTCTGGGAGAGAGCTCTACGCGTGAACGTCACGGGGACGTTTCTCTGCTGCCAGTCGCTGGGGACGGAGATGGCCGCGCAGGGGCGGGGGAGCATCATCAACATCGCTTCCACGTACGGGGTGGTGGCCCCGGACCAGTCCCTCTACCGCAACGCCGACGGTACGCAGACTTTCTTCAAATCTGCAGCGTACCCGGCGACGAAGGGTGCCGTGCTCGCCCTTACCCGCTTCCTGGGGGCCTACTGGGGCCGGGCCGGGGTTCGCGTGAACGCGCTGTCTCCGGGGGGCGTGGAGAACGGCCAGGACCCAGAGTTCGTAGCCCGGTATTCGGAACGCACGCCCCTGGGCCGAATGGCCCACGCCTCGGACTACGCGGGCGCCCTCATCTTTCTCGCCAGCGACGCCTCGGACTACGTGACGGGGGCGAACCTGATCGTCGACGGTGGATGGACGGCATGGTAAGCGCCGCCTCCGCCGCGTCCGGTCCCGCTCTGCTTGCGGGGGAACTCGTGGAGCGCGCCCGCCGCCTTCGCCTGGTCCTCACCGATTGCGATGGCGTCCTCACCGACGGCGGAGTGTACTACGCGGCCGAGGGGGAGGCCCTGCGGCGCTTCTCCGTTCGGGACGGCATGGGCGTCGAGCGCCTCCGGGAATCCGGCATCTGGACCGCGATCGTCACGCGCGAGCGCTCGCCGTTGGTGGAGAGACGGGCGGCCAAACTGCATCTACCCTACCATTTTCCGGGGCTCCAGGACAAAGCGGCCCACCTCGACGCGATCCTCCGTGATACAGGCCTCGACACCGCCTCGTTGGCCTATATCGGCGACGACGTGAACGACCTGGGGATCATCGCGGCCGTGGGGGAGCGAGGGCTGACGGCGGCGCCGGCGGACGCCATGCCGGAGGTGCTCGAAGCCGTGCACTACCGCTGTACCGCCCCGGGCGGGTCCGGGGCCTTTCGCGACTTTGCCGAATGGATCCTGAGATTGAAGCGTGAAAAGGAGGCACCATGACCAAAGCCGCTGTGCACGTCGGTGGTCGCTGGATCGGCGAAGGGGAGCCGGTCTTCGTGATCGCGGAGATCGGCATCAACCACAACGGCTCCTTGGAACTCGCAAAGAAGCTGATCGACGGAGCGGTCCTCTCGGGAGCCGACGCCGTGAAATTTCAGAAGCGGACCCCGGAAGAGTGCGTCCCTCGGGAGCAGTGGCAGGTCGAGCGAGATACGCCCTGGGGACGCATGAGTTACATCGATTACCGGCGTCGGATGGAGTTCGGAGAGGCGGAGTTTGCCGCCATCGACCGTCACTGTCGTGAGCGGGGGATCCTCTGGTTTGCTTCCTCTTGGGACGATGAATCCGTGGATTTCATGGAGCGATTCGATCCGCCGTGCCACAAGGCCGCCTCCGCCTCGCTGACCGACCACGACCTTCTCCGCAAGATGCGCTCCACCGGTCGTCCGCTCATGATATCGACGGGGATGTCGACGATGCAGGAGATCGAGATGGCGGTCTCAGCCGTCGCCGAGGGCCCGCTCCTCCTGGCCCACGCGACCTCGACGTACCCGTGTCCCCTCAGTGACCTGAACCTTCGGATGCTCCACACGCTCAAGCAGCACTTTCGCGAGCACCCGGTCGGCTACTCCGGCCACGAAACCGGGCTGGCGCCCACCTGGGCGGCGGTGGCCCTGGGCGCGACGTTCGTCGAACGGCACATCACCCTCGACCGCGCCATGTGGGGGAGCGACCAAGCGGCGTCCGTCGAGATCGGCGGCCTCATGCGCCTCATCTCGAACATCCGAGACATCGAGCGCTCTTTTGGGGACGGCGTCAAGCGCGTGTATGCCGGGGAGCTGCCGCAGATCGAGAAGCTTCGGCGCGTGAAGAGCCGCTTCCCGGCCGCCTCCTGAGGCGTCGCTTGCGCGGGCTGTGGTGAACTGGAGCATATTGGCCCCTGCGACGATCGTCGCAGGAGTGTGGGTGTTCGCCCTGCTCGAGCGGGCCTTCCCCTACGATCGGGGCCAGAGAATGCTGCGCGAAGGCTTCTGGACCGATCTCATCTTCTACACGCTCATCCAGAGCTACGTCCTGGCGCTCCTGATCGCGGCGCTCACGCGATGGATCGACTCCAGCACCGGCTGGTCACGCCTGCACCTGGTATCCGACTGGCCCCTGGCCGGTCAGGTGGCTTTTTTCCTAGTGACCCACGATTTGTATATCTACTGGTTCCACCGCTGGCAGCACCGCTCGCCCGTCCTCTGGAGGCTTCACGAAGCGCACCACTCGGCGAAGAGCGTCGACTGGTTGGCCTCGACGCGCTCGCACGCCGTGGAGATTCTGGTCAATCAGACGATCGAGTTCGCCCCCATGGTCCTTCTGGGTGCTTCCCCTGAGGTGCCCCTCATCAAGGGAATGATCGGCGCCCTTTGGGGGATGTACATTCACGCGAACATCGGGGTGCGGACGGGACGCCTGCAGTATCTGATCAACGGCCCGGAGGCGCACCGCTGGCACCACGCCCTGGACGCCGACGCTCACGGCAAGAACCTGGCCACCAAGCTCGCGATCTGGGACCGGCTCTTCGGGACCGCGTGGCTGCCCGAAGGCCGCAAGCCCTCGGGTTACGGGCTCAGC from the Vicinamibacteria bacterium genome contains:
- a CDS encoding sterol desaturase family protein yields the protein MFALLERAFPYDRGQRMLREGFWTDLIFYTLIQSYVLALLIAALTRWIDSSTGWSRLHLVSDWPLAGQVAFFLVTHDLYIYWFHRWQHRSPVLWRLHEAHHSAKSVDWLASTRSHAVEILVNQTIEFAPMVLLGASPEVPLIKGMIGALWGMYIHANIGVRTGRLQYLINGPEAHRWHHALDADAHGKNLATKLAIWDRLFGTAWLPEGRKPSGYGLSDVDFPKGYFRQSLFALRAWEWGTTAASAIDPGPGRDGQTAVP
- a CDS encoding SDR family oxidoreductase, whose translation is MTSQGFALDGRVAVVTGAAGLLGTRHCLALAEAGANVVAVDLKEQDCTDLALHLRAAHGREAYGHACDITDVGSVVRLREAVLHWFGRVDVLVNNAAVDDKVERSNPKEVLSFEKYPLELWERALRVNVTGTFLCCQSLGTEMAAQGRGSIINIASTYGVVAPDQSLYRNADGTQTFFKSAAYPATKGAVLALTRFLGAYWGRAGVRVNALSPGGVENGQDPEFVARYSERTPLGRMAHASDYAGALIFLASDASDYVTGANLIVDGGWTAW
- a CDS encoding N-acetylneuraminate synthase family protein; the encoded protein is MTKAAVHVGGRWIGEGEPVFVIAEIGINHNGSLELAKKLIDGAVLSGADAVKFQKRTPEECVPREQWQVERDTPWGRMSYIDYRRRMEFGEAEFAAIDRHCRERGILWFASSWDDESVDFMERFDPPCHKAASASLTDHDLLRKMRSTGRPLMISTGMSTMQEIEMAVSAVAEGPLLLAHATSTYPCPLSDLNLRMLHTLKQHFREHPVGYSGHETGLAPTWAAVALGATFVERHITLDRAMWGSDQAASVEIGGLMRLISNIRDIERSFGDGVKRVYAGELPQIEKLRRVKSRFPAAS
- a CDS encoding aminotransferase class III-fold pyridoxal phosphate-dependent enzyme is translated as MANGVKFNEAYPDISTSDAFYVRSQGLIPAATQTLAKGPQQFVRGVAPKYLRRGKGSHVWDVDRNEYIDYSMGVGPISLGYSYGKVDQAIRAQLEDGITFSLMHPLEIEVAELVREVVPNAESVRFSKTGCDVTSAAVRLARAFTRRPNVLCCGYHGWHDWYIAVTDRAAGIPDRVKELTFTFGYNDIGSVLEAIDGDTACVILEPVTFEAPRDGFLSELKRACAANGTLLVFDEMWTGFRLALGGAQEYFAVTPDLACFSKAVANGMPLSLLTGRGKVMSLLDKDVFFYTTFGGEALSLAAAWATITELRDKRVPEHLARQGRKLREGYNQITADLGMDYTRCVGLDYRTMVVFDSKAGDPLELKSLVQQELLKRGILWGGFHNLSFSHTDNDIDYTLTAYRETLGLLRRAVEQRSVRASLRGEPVEPVFRRVGQFNVKPRPAAMHADK
- a CDS encoding 3-deoxy-D-manno-octulosonate 8-phosphate phosphatase, producing MVSAASAASGPALLAGELVERARRLRLVLTDCDGVLTDGGVYYAAEGEALRRFSVRDGMGVERLRESGIWTAIVTRERSPLVERRAAKLHLPYHFPGLQDKAAHLDAILRDTGLDTASLAYIGDDVNDLGIIAAVGERGLTAAPADAMPEVLEAVHYRCTAPGGSGAFRDFAEWILRLKREKEAP